From a region of the Buteo buteo chromosome 7, bButBut1.hap1.1, whole genome shotgun sequence genome:
- the LIMS2 gene encoding LIM and senescent cell antigen-like-containing domain protein 2 isoform X2: MSDALANAVCERCQTRFDPAERIVNSNGELYHENCFVCAQCFRQFPDGLFYEFEGRKYCEHDFQMLFAPCCGECGEFIIGRVIKAMNNNWHPECFRCELCDVALADLGFVKNAGRHLCRPCHNREKAKGLGKYICQKCHLIIDEQPLMFRNDSYHPDHFNCTHCGKELTAEARELKGELYCLPCHDKMGIPICGACRRPIEGRVVNALGKQWHVEHFVCAKCEKPFLGHRHYEKKGLAYCETHYNQLFGDVCYNCSHVIEGDVVSALNKAWCVNCFSCSTCNIKLTLKNKFVEFDMKPVCKKCYEKFPLELKKRLKKLSELASKKAHPKALDLNSA; encoded by the exons ATGTCCGATGCTCTCGCAAATGCAGTATGTGAACGCTGCCAGACTCGATTCGATCCTGCAGAGAGGATTGTAAACAGCAATGGGGAGCTCTATCATGAAAACTGCTTTGTCTGTGCTCAGTGTTTTCGTCAGTTCCCAGATGGGCTTTTTTATGAG TTTGAAGGTCGGAAGTACTGTGAGCATGACTTTCAGATGCTGTTTGCTCCTTGCTGCGGGGAATGTG GTGAGTTCATTATTGGGCGTGTTATCAAGGCAATGAACAATAACTGGCACCCAGAATGTTTCCGCTGTGAACTCTGCGATGTAGCACTTGCTGACCTGGGTTTTGTGAAGAATGCTGGCAG GCATCTGTGCAGGCCATGCCATAATCGTGAAAAAGCCAAGGGACTGGGAAAATACATCTGTCAGAAGTGCCACTTGATAATTGATGAGCAGCCTCTGATGTTTAGGAATGATTCCTACCACCCAGATCACTTCAACTGCACCCACTGTGG GAAGGAGCTGACTGCTGAAGCCCGGGAACTGAAGGGAGAACTGTATTGCCTGCCCTGCCATGACAAGATGGGAATCCCCATCTGTGGAGCCTGCCGCAGGCCTATTGAGGGACGAGTGGTCAATGCTCTGGGAAAGCAATGGCATGTTGAG cattttgtttGTGCCAAATGTGAGAAGCCATTCTTGGGGCACCGACACTATGAGAAAAAAGGGCTGGCTTATTGTGAAACTCACTATAACCAG CTCTTTGGAGATGTCTGCTACAACTGCAGCCACGTGATAGAGGGAGATG tgGTATCGGCTCTTAACAAGGCCTGGTGTGTGAATTGCTTCTCCTGCTCCACCTGCAACATCAAGCTGACTCTGAA GAATAAGTTTGTGGAGTTTGACATGAAGCCTGTATGCAAGAAGTGCTATGAGAAATTCCCTCTGGAGCTGAAGAAACGCCTGAAGAAGTTGTCAGAGCTGGCATCCAAGAAGGCACATCCCAAAGCTCTGGATTTAAACTCTGCTTAA
- the GPR17 gene encoding uracil nucleotide/cysteinyl leukotriene receptor, producing the protein MNGPADPSSLLFDCSNQSNFSLETSEQCGKETHLENILFATFYFLDFILAFVGNALALWLFIWDQKSGTPANIFLMHLAVADLFFVLVLPTRLVYHFSGNHWPFGEMPCRLTGFLFYLNMYASIYFLMCISVDRFLAIVHPVKSIKLRRSLYAHLACAFLWVTVGVAMAPLLLSVQTVEMKNTTVCLQLYREKASRHALASLAVAFTFPFVTTVTCYLLIIRSLKSGNRVEKHLKEKAIKMIIMVLMIFLICFVPYHVNRYIYILHYNGTQASCETQRILALSNRITSCLTSLNGAFDPVMYFFVAEKFREALCNLFCVKKTVMLPQTYEGKTNESSLSAKSEL; encoded by the coding sequence ATGAATGGCCCAGCAGATCCCTCAAGCTTACTCTTCGATTGCTCAAATCAATCAAATTTCTCTTTGGAGACGTCAGAACAATGTGGCAAAGAGACACACCTCGAGAACATCCTTTTTGCCACTTTCTACTTCCTGGACTTCATCCTGGCTTTTGTTGGCAATGCCCTGGCTCTTTGGCTCTTCATCTGGGACCAAAAGTCAGGCACACCTGCCAACATTTTCCTGATGCATCTTGCTGTGGCTGACCTGTTCTTTGTGCTCGTACTTCCTACCCGGCTGGTGTACCATTTTTCTGGTAATCATTGGCCATTTGGTGAGATGCCATGCAGACTCACTGGCTTCCTTTTTTACCTCAACATGTATGCCAGTATCTACTTCCTCATGTGTATCAGCGTTGACCGTTTCCTAGCCATTGTGCACCCTGTGAAGTCCATCAAGCTCCGCAGGTCCCTTTATGCCCATTTGGCATGTGCCTTTCTGTGGGTTACAGTTGGGGTTGCAATGGCACCTCTGCTGCTTAGTGTGCAGACAGTCGAGATGAAAAACACAACCGTCTGCCTGCAGCTCTACAGAGAAAAGGCATCACGTCATGCCCTTGCGTCCTTAGCAGTGGCATTCACTTTCCCATTTGTTACTACAGTAACTTGCTACTTATTAATCATCCGAAGCCTAAAGAGTGGGAACAGAGTTGAGAAACACCTGAAGGAAAAAGCTATCAAAATGATCATCATGGTCCTGATGATCTTTCTGATTTGCTTTGTACCTTATCATGTCAATCGCTACATTTATATTCTCCATTACAATGGGACCCAAGCTTCCTGCGAAACACAGCGTATTCTAGCCCTCAGTAACCGCATCACTTCCTGCCTCACGAGTCTAAATGGTGCCTTTGACCCagtcatgtatttttttgtagCTGAGAAATTCCGTGAGGCTTTGTGCAATCTGTTTTGTGTTAAAAAGACTGTAATGTTGCCTCAAACATATGAGGGTAAGACAAATGAAAGCTCACTAAGTGCTAAATCTGAACTGTGA
- the LIMS2 gene encoding LIM and senescent cell antigen-like-containing domain protein 2 isoform X1 produces the protein MTGSNMSDALANAVCERCQTRFDPAERIVNSNGELYHENCFVCAQCFRQFPDGLFYEFEGRKYCEHDFQMLFAPCCGECGEFIIGRVIKAMNNNWHPECFRCELCDVALADLGFVKNAGRHLCRPCHNREKAKGLGKYICQKCHLIIDEQPLMFRNDSYHPDHFNCTHCGKELTAEARELKGELYCLPCHDKMGIPICGACRRPIEGRVVNALGKQWHVEHFVCAKCEKPFLGHRHYEKKGLAYCETHYNQLFGDVCYNCSHVIEGDVVSALNKAWCVNCFSCSTCNIKLTLKNKFVEFDMKPVCKKCYEKFPLELKKRLKKLSELASKKAHPKALDLNSA, from the exons ATGACGGGCAG TAATATGTCCGATGCTCTCGCAAATGCAGTATGTGAACGCTGCCAGACTCGATTCGATCCTGCAGAGAGGATTGTAAACAGCAATGGGGAGCTCTATCATGAAAACTGCTTTGTCTGTGCTCAGTGTTTTCGTCAGTTCCCAGATGGGCTTTTTTATGAG TTTGAAGGTCGGAAGTACTGTGAGCATGACTTTCAGATGCTGTTTGCTCCTTGCTGCGGGGAATGTG GTGAGTTCATTATTGGGCGTGTTATCAAGGCAATGAACAATAACTGGCACCCAGAATGTTTCCGCTGTGAACTCTGCGATGTAGCACTTGCTGACCTGGGTTTTGTGAAGAATGCTGGCAG GCATCTGTGCAGGCCATGCCATAATCGTGAAAAAGCCAAGGGACTGGGAAAATACATCTGTCAGAAGTGCCACTTGATAATTGATGAGCAGCCTCTGATGTTTAGGAATGATTCCTACCACCCAGATCACTTCAACTGCACCCACTGTGG GAAGGAGCTGACTGCTGAAGCCCGGGAACTGAAGGGAGAACTGTATTGCCTGCCCTGCCATGACAAGATGGGAATCCCCATCTGTGGAGCCTGCCGCAGGCCTATTGAGGGACGAGTGGTCAATGCTCTGGGAAAGCAATGGCATGTTGAG cattttgtttGTGCCAAATGTGAGAAGCCATTCTTGGGGCACCGACACTATGAGAAAAAAGGGCTGGCTTATTGTGAAACTCACTATAACCAG CTCTTTGGAGATGTCTGCTACAACTGCAGCCACGTGATAGAGGGAGATG tgGTATCGGCTCTTAACAAGGCCTGGTGTGTGAATTGCTTCTCCTGCTCCACCTGCAACATCAAGCTGACTCTGAA GAATAAGTTTGTGGAGTTTGACATGAAGCCTGTATGCAAGAAGTGCTATGAGAAATTCCCTCTGGAGCTGAAGAAACGCCTGAAGAAGTTGTCAGAGCTGGCATCCAAGAAGGCACATCCCAAAGCTCTGGATTTAAACTCTGCTTAA